The nucleotide window AGACATTTCATAATGTGTTTGTGTCTgcacaggaaaataaaattcatattacTTTAGTAAATGAAATGTATAATATTTGCAAATGAACAATTGAACCAATTATTTGAATTTGCTTCAAAAACCAGAGATCaggatgcttacatcccatattcTAATTTTCTGGTGCCTGGGTTTTAGtactggctctactcccaattccaggttcctgctaatacacatcctggtAGGCAGCCAGTtatggatcaagtagttgagtcGTTGCCTCTCATGTttgagaccaggactgagttcctggctcctggccagcatgtgggtggtgaaccagtgggtagaagctctgtgtgtgtgtgtgtgtgtgtgtgtgtgtgtgtctgtgtctgtgtttcaaataaataaaatgaatgaaaaagaagaaaatccctAGAGGTCTTGacaatgaaacatttaaaaattatgttatgtTTCAATATATAGcgataattatttctttcctatcTGAAAATTTCAGAGTTGAATCTTATcttccttttaaaagaaaaaaaaacagccttCCTTTTAAAAGAAAGCCTCAATGCCTACCAAAATTCAGGGTAGAACTTTCGCTTATTTATTTTTGGGCAGTTAGCAAGCGAGtgaagtttaatgaagagaatacaACTGGCAGTCCAGGCAGGCATCTCAGCAAAGAACTGACAACCTTCTTAGCCGTTGAAaacattaattcattttatatgtGGAGGGCTCAAATCATATAAATGAAAGGTGGTATTTGAAAGATAGTATCTCAGTATTATAAAATAGGTGACAAATGAATAGCACAAAAAACTTTGGTCTTCAGTATTCTGAGATTTCCTCTTgctctcatttaatttttaaagattcatttacttgtttgaaaaagttagagacagagagagctgtcatgtgggtggcatgggcccaaacacaTTGGCCATCTTGCTGGCCATCTTGCACTGATTTTCCAAGACCATTAAGAGGGAActagattggcagtggagcagctggtacttgaaccagcaccaatctgggatgatggcattgcaggcagtggctttacctgctatgccacaatgcaggcccctctcatttaattttagaaaataatttcaatatttaCCACCACAgtcaaaaatgttaattattagTGAAAGGAGCTATGGTAAATTTATCAGCAAATTTTGTGCTCTTTACCATTCTCAGTTTTCCCCCAAATTCTGCTACTCTGGGgcaatttaaataatttacccCTACCTTTTATGGTATTTCCAAATAATATAAGAATACTGCTGTTTTTTGAGTCACTGAGTTTAGATAGTATCTACAGGCTTTCATTTATGATTATGAAGATTTAATTCTCTTATATTCCTATTTCCCCTTCTATATTCTCTCAGTATATGGTTAAGCATTAGTAATTTCATTATCTTGACAATTAACTGATGTATATAATGAGTATAGTTTCATTTCTGGACAATTTTTTTTCAGTGATAATGACATTGTAATTTCCTTGGTTTGCTTCAATCTTCTCCTTAGTCTTGGAATATTCTCCAacatctctgtaaaaaaaaaaaatcattcatgttTTCCCACAGAGCCCAGATTGTCAGGAAGTATGTCGTTTATACTCCCCGCCGCGTTGTCCCTTCTGGAGCCTGCCCTCCTAGGCTCCAATCTGAATTGACTTGGAAGATTTGTATCCTACATTCAAAGTCATCCTGGTGGTTCCCTTTTGACTGTGTTGACTACCTGTTTCTGTGATCAAATAATTAGCCTTCTCTTCTTGGAGACCATCCCCCATTGCCTCTTGAGACAGATACATGGGATATTACTTCAGTAGAGAGACTGTATGTTTGAAAAATCTTTATTCTACATATACACGAGATTGATAATATGTGTACATATAAGAATTCCAAGTTGAAAATACTTTCTCCtcatactaaaaataattttaaatttattcatttttatttatttgaaatggggagagagaaagagagacagagagagagagagagagagacctctcatctgctagtttactatgggccatcacctgctgccttccagagtgggcattagcaggaagctggaatcagaagctgagccaggacttgaactcagacactctgatgggTGCTACGGGTGTCCCAGCAGTGGTTTTACCACAGCAGCAAGCACCTGCCCTCCTCTCAGAATTTTGAAAGATTTCTCCCTTATCTTCTACCTTCCAGCATGCATTGCTGCTGCGAGATTAGTCATAATATTCTGAAGTTTCTCAGTAATATACTTTGTTGTGGGGGATATTCTTTCATTATAATGACAGTTTTCAATGTGGAAAATAAGTTCTTTGATACTAGAATAACTTCTTAGATAATGTCCTCTCaattatattttatgttctttCTTTAACTTTTCATTCTATGTTGAAGCTCACATCTTGATCTTCTAGGACTCAATTCTATTTTATGTGCCTTTGTCTTTGGTTCACCACCAGAAAAAAATTCTTAGTTCCATTTCCAGCtgttttaatggatttttaatttcagctattacagttttaattttcagaattatttcttacatcatttaaaaaaggTTATCCTGTTTTCGTTGTATGTACACAGTATCTTATCTGTGGGGATgttttgcagtttatttaaaGTTTGCTCTTGCCCACTAAGTGCTGCCTCCTTTCTTtggtctcattttatttttttaaattttgttttcacattcttttaaatgtttacatcAATGACTGCAGATTACTTGGCATTTGTTCATCTTTACAAGTAAggtgctttaaaaatttataaacaaagCGCTTTCTATACACATATCTCTATTTATAAGCTTCATATTTTATCATGCCTGCTGTTTCATTTTGATATTTCCTCAAATTCAGGTTCTGTGAATCTTCTTTCTGGGCCTTGTTCAGCTTCACTGAGAATAATCCTCCTGCTATGGAATATTGAAACTGAGGGAGTAAGGAGCTGAAGGCCTTACCACTGCCCTACAAATTTACAtattcttgctttgtttttcagtCCCATGTGTAAGCAAAGAggggcagaacagagaggagacaaaatacaaactcacagccaactTGAATTTATTCAATGGCAAATAAGTTCACAGAGGTGGCTAACTGCCAGCATGCATACAGAGTGAGCATGTGGCCAAGAGCAAGAATGTAGGTAGAGGTTGGCTTAATACAATGTAAGCCAGGTAAGGGCCAGGAGGTGAAGTGGAGCTGTGAGTTTGtatcttgttgttgagtttcttgagccctttatatatattttggataaaaagcctttatcacttgcataatttgcaaataattcctcccattttgttagttgcctcttcactttgctgagtgtttctcaatttcatgggaaaaatgttcattcatgtcatgtatggatttatttaatcTCTGggtttgtttctgattacttctatgtaatcctatgatcaagtttctgaattccatttctcatgTTTCTTAAACTCTTCTTCTtcatattctagtattgaagtgttcttgtgttcctttgggggtgtcatgttgtcttccttattcttttttagtgaatgtctttatttttagacatttgcgGAGAtacttgtcccccccccccccccgtgatgGTTTTTTCTTGGGGGGGggctattcctctgtggcttaatggagtgtctgctctttcagtgaatacccaaagGTGTGTGCTGGGAGGTGTGGcaagggagctctgttcagtgttccaaTGTGAGAGGAGTGTGCAAGGTGACAACCAAGTTaagcatggtaaatctcctctttttttttttttaaatcagaggggaaGGTTTGATCAGTTCTATTGACATAGTTTCATgcttacctcctctcctcaaaggagaccaatgcctggtcgCTAGCCTCAGTGGGTGTAATATTTAAatatgctgccacaagaaccacacaaacgATCTGTGCAGTGTCCGTGTGAGtatggatcccacagcaatgaccctcaccagggaatcaggtaGCCCCAAgaatgtggagccacccacagtgactgtgcAAACACCCAGGCACACCCTACACCCTCTTATGCAACCACAGTGTTTTCAAAGTCCCAGTACACAAGGCTCCCTCAGTAATGAGCGCTAAGCCCCCTGTCTAGTCTGCCaaccagactcaggtgtctcctcttggctggaTGCTGGGCAGGTGGACACAAGCTTGTGGAGTTGttgcatatgtccaaaatggtgacCACCATCTCTCAGCTAGTCATAGGATGCTGGTTccgggtggttggggagagagaaactttcccctctctcttttttttttttttccctaggttTTTAGGTACACtgccacagggctccaagctgaaCTTGCACCAGGCTCTTCCCGCAGTTTGTCATCgttggcttgggctgctgcagtctcctCTAAGCAGGGTAGTCCTGATGTGGTGTATCTCAGGTGTTAGTAAAAAGGGAATCTAAGGATGTCTCTGAGATTCATGGACTGAACAGGAGAAAGGAGTTAGCAATAACTAAGATAGATAAAGCAACAGACAGCCTGGGTTGGAGTGAGATCGGATTACAGTTTGGGCATGTTGATTTTGAGGTATCTGTTAGATGTCCAAGTGGAAATCTTAAGTAGACATATGGAGCTCAGGAGAGTGAATTGGCGAGAGCTTTACTTTGGGGAATCATCAGCACATAGATGATATTTAGACATAAGACTATGTAAGATCACTGTAGGCGTGATCATACATAAAGAAAGACAACCAAGAAAAACTAAAAGGCGTACATGTGTGAAGAGTGGGTGGTGTGTAGAAAGAAGAAACCAACCACCAAAGAAATTGAGATGAATCACGAGTTTGAAAAGAGTAAAATATGCCAAAGAGGGTGGTGTAAAATGTACTTTGTCAACTGCTGCTgatatattaagtaaaatgagATAACTAGCACTATTTCAGTGGATTTAGGCATAGAGAAATGATAATCCAGTAATTAGGtaataaaaaataacagaagTTATATAGCATGGCATGGAGGCTTTATCTGGCAGCTATCAAGTTCTCCAAAGGTAATAAGGTTACTCCTGGCCCATAGTGCCCACTTGCACCAATATTAGATTGGGATCTAGAGTGCATTATTAGGGCCCTAATGTTCTGATGGATTCAGAGGCCCAGGAAGTCCTTCAAGACATTTATTTTAGCAGTCTCTAGCCGTAATCAAGATTTGAGGAATGCAAGAGCCAGTGGTACTCAGCTAGAATTCCTAGACCTAGTTCATTTGGATCCAAATGACCAAGAATTTAGTTCTGAAAATTTTCTTGGTTTTAGGAAAGACGAGTAGAGTATTTTAACCTGTATATAATGAACTGATATTTTTTAACCTTCTTAACTTTGTTTCCAAAAATTAAAGGATCTTTGGCCTCTAGGTAACCACTGACTTTTATTTGTGctttccaagaaaataaaatagcactCTTTTCATGCCATGTCTtcacaaacataaaatatatatgttatagGGCACAAATTAAGACTTGGGGTTTTCAGATGCTGCTTAAACAgttgataatttaaaaagtggTAGCATTGGTCATGTTATTAAAGAGTTATGTATTGTTAAGTGATACAAACTGTTCATTTTGAAACGTGCAGAAGGAAGACAGGCTACTGATACATAGAAGATAGAAATAttccagcacagtgggttaattgtGACATGTTAGGAAAAGAATATTTTGGTAAACACCCACTACTGtacccaggtctcctgcatgaccACTCTGTGACTCCCTCTGACCCCTCTTTTTCTATTTGGGTGTAATATTACACCAGTGGGGAAAGAAGTAACTTTGACACCAGAAAAAGATTTCATCTTGGTTTCTACTTCCATATagcattcttctttttctttttcttttgttttaagatttattttgtttatttgaaaggcagagttgagagagagagagagagagagagagagaaaggagatatcttccacctgctggtttaatcctcaaatgtccacaatggctggggctgggccagaccaaagtcagaagttaggagcttcttcctggtttcccatgtgggtgcaggggcccaagtacttgggctgtcttctgatgctttcccaggcacattagcagggagagagattggaagtggaacagctgggactcgaattggtgcctatgtgggattcaggtgctgctgcctgcagcttaaccagttgtaccacaatgccggctccaacCATGTACCATTTTTTTTCACTCACAAGATATGATTTTGTATAAAGAATGTGTGTCTTGAAACTAATACATGAAAGGTCTTGTTTGaagtaatgaaatttttttacaaTAATTTTACATATCATTATATGTAACATTTTTAGACCTCAAGAACATGACTTTAAATGATGTGCTAATGTCACATATattcttttacatatatatttacacttATAGCTGTATTCATGTATAGTTTGTgtaataaaactataaatataaaCACAGGAATGATTATCACTGGAATCAAGACCATGGTTACCCTTAGGTTCCAGGGAGGCAGATTTGATTTTGGTGTGATTCATGGAGCTCCAAGGTACTGGTTAATGTCTGCTGTATAGTGTTCATGTTATATAAGATGTCTTTCATCTCAAAATTTTGGAAAAGGAATTTTACACATAAGAAATGCTATATTATGGTTATCATctcagcatttttttcttaaatgaaatttatttatgggACCTGGAGTGTATCTCACAAGAAAAGGTCTTGATGCAAGAAATGTCATagtctgtttttcttcctttttagtcCGAAAGGATATAGTCCGCATCCTCCCCAGTTTAGATGTGGAAGTCAAAGATATTACTGACTCTTACGATACCAACTGGTTCCTTCAGCTGTTGTCTACAGAAGATCTTTTTGAAATGACCAGTAAAGAGTTCCCCATGGTGGCTGAAGTCATAGAAGCGCCTCAAGGAAAGAAGCTGCCCAGAAGCAttttacagcctgggaaaaccatTGTGATCCACAAAAAGTACCAGGCGTCAAGGGTCTTAGCCTCAGAAATTAGAAGCAATTTTCCTAAAAGACACTTCTTGATCCCCACGAGTTACAAAGGCAAATTCAAGCGGCGACCTCGGGAGTTCCCAACAGCCTATGACCTCCAGATAGCAAAAAGTGAAAAGGAGCCTCTGCATGTGGTGGCTACCAAAGCCTTCGATCCCCTGCATGGCCAGCTGTCATCTGTGTCTGTTGGGGACCAGTTTCTCGTGCATCAGTCGGATACGACCGAAGTCCTCTGTGAAGGAATAGAAAAAGTAGTGAGTGTTCTGGCTTgtgaaaaaatcctcaaaaagtCCTATGAGGCAGCTCTGCTCCCTTTGTACATGGAAGGAGGTTTTGTAGAAGTGATTCACGATAAGAAACAGTACCACATTTCTGAGCTGTGTCAACAGTTCCGCTTGCCCTTCAATGTGAAGGTAGCTGTGAGAGATCTTTCCATTGAAGAAGACGTGTTGGCTGCCACACCAGGACTGCAGTTGGAGGAAGATATCACTGACTCATACCTAGTCATCAGTGAGCTTGCCAACCCCAAGGAATGCTGGGAAATTCCAGTTACCCGCCTGAATATGACTGTTCAGTTAGTTAGTAATTTGTCTATGGACCCAGGATCACTTTGTGTCAGGAGTGTGGTGGAAGAGATTACTGAAGAACAATATTACCTGGTGCGAAGATATGAAAGCTCCCTCTTGCACCCCCCACCTCGTCCTCCCAAACATCCCTCAGTGGAGGAGACAAAGTTGACTCTGTTAACTTTAGATAAAGAAAGGACAATGGACCCGCGTAAGTCTCCCAAGGTAAGCATATGCTCATGCAGCTTTTCCCCTATCTGAGTGTTTTTTCTTGAAGTTGATCTGTTTCAAGTCTCTTTCTGAGTTTGTTTTTGGCCCACTTTTCTTGCTTTCATGCCATACTTGAAATGGGGCTTCTGGTGCACAGAGACGAATGAACCTCAACAAAATGGAAGCTACTGCAGCATTTTGTGTTCCAATATTTAAATGGCAGGGACGATATTGAACATGATGATCCAAATTGCTGTTTCAATGGGTTTTGGTAATTAATAATGCTTTAAAGGGTGTCTCAGATCCAAATCACTTTCATTTTAGAAGTGCTATTCATTTTTCCTAGGTGGAATTCTTTTAATTCTTCATCCAGGAAATGAGCATACAATAAACTTCTTCTTCTAGTGGATTACTGGTAACACGCATCTATAACACATGTCTTCATTTTGGTTTATGtgcagaaaatgtaaaaatatcttGGCAGAActgtgtgtgtgaggatgtgAGCATCTGCCCACATTCCGCTTATCTCAGAATTGTCATCTTTAACACTTGTATTgaaaccaaaatcaataaaatcgcAGACGCTATGAGATCATTACAGGAACAACAACTCCAGATTTTGGAGGTGATTCAGTTTCACTTCTACTTGAGGTCTTGCTTCTTGAAAACTGCCTGTTGGCTGCTTGGAAAGTGCTTGCCCTTACACCATAATGTGTAGCTTGTTTAACTGGCACTGGTTCTATGGCATGTGGAAGGAGTGCGTTCTGGCCTGCCAGATGTTGTGCTAGAAGCTTAGGGAAACAAAGCAATTAGTAAAACAAAGAGAGATGCTGTGTTTACTCTTTATACACAGGAATGATAGGAGCTTTAGGCGTTCAGGATATGGATATGGAAAtacttttatttctgtatctCAAAGAAGGCATTCTGATGTATGCTGGGAAAATTCATTAAGAATTACCAAACTCATCTACAGAGAAAGATAAAACCAGCAGAAATTTCCTCCCAAAACACTTTTGAAGAGGTCTTTGAAAATAATGTTATCATTTCCAAACCAAGTTACTATTTATATGTTATAATTTACAAGTTACTATTCATATGGAGGGTCCTGTTGACTCCTCCTGTTGAACgtatttttatgactgaattgaACACTATGAGGCATGGATACTTTCCTTTTTATTAGTGCAAGGCTGAAGTGCCTGCCATCCTAACAATGTCTATGCCTGAATTCCCAGAACATGTGAATAGATTTAATTGCTTGGCAATAAACAATGCATGCTTGCTGAAAATTCAGTTTTGAGATGAGAATTTTCATGGATTACCCAGATAGGCACAGATTAATCACAATAGTCCTGAAAAGAACCCTTTCCAGTTGAGGTTAGGGTTAGAGGGGAGATGGGATTATAGCAGAATAGTCAGAAACAAGAAGTTGCTGCCTTTGAGGATGGAAGCAGGGGAACATGAACCAAGCCATATGGGTGACTTCTAGAAGTGAAAAAAGACAGGGGAACAAATTCTCCCCTACAATATCCAGAAAGAACACCTGTTAATACCTTGATTTGCTTCTGTAATTTATAAAACTGTAGGataataaatttctattatttaagcCACATCATTCATGGTAGTTTATTACAGCAATAATAGAAAGATAATATAGGACATAAAGTTGAGAAGGAAGAATAAGTAAAAACTCAGAAACATTTATATGTAAATTAGGACTTGTAAAAGTGGTTTTGAAAACACTTTTTAGCTTTTGTATGCAGCTAATTCATGAGATCATCAGACTACAgctgaagttcatggaaaattgggaCCAGAACCCTTGGAAATGGCCAGAATGGTCTTTATTTCTCATTATgtattggttttcttttcttagtCTACCTTGCTCGTACAGTGATACTACTCCTGAGGGTCTTTGCTCCTCGTCTCTAATAGCTTCTTTGCTCCTTAGAGAAATATGCAACATCTTTGTCTTGATTGAATGTTAAGGATCTTGATTGGATCACAGACCCTGCTTCTGACTCAATTTATTGGCTGCCCCCAATTATAGGCAAAGTTAGTGGGTGTTTTAGTTAGTTTGTGTTGCCACAACAGAATATCATTAACTGGGTAATTCGTTTAGGACATAAATGGGTCCTCTTATAGTTATTGAGGCTTGCAATTCAAGAGCAAGGTGACAGCAAATTCTGTTGCTGGTTCCAACATGGCACCTTGTTGCTGCTGCATCCAGAGAAGAAGAATGCTGTGTCCTCCCATGACAGAAGAGAGTGAACCCACACCCACAGTGGCTTTTATAGTGACGTTAACCCATTCATGAGGGTAGAGACCACTTGGACCCCACCTCTCAGTATTATTGCATTGGTGATTCAGATTCCAAATCATAAATTTtggaagaaacaaaaacatttaaaccATAGCAGTAAGTCAGGGGATGAATTCTGGTTTTTCTCAAATCATGTAGATACTGATAAAACAATGTTaggtctaaaataaaataaatgtagtaaTTGACTAAATCCATGCATGTAGGTTTCCAGATAAGTAATGTCTAATTGTTGTCCTTTGGTGAGATCCCAGCTGGATCCTTGGTGTCCAGGTATGAGTCTTACTCTAGAGAATATTCACTGGGGTATATGGAGTTGTTAAGATATTAAGAGATCTTGGGGTCATTTTCATTTGAGAAACAGTTGAGGGAATTGAGTACAGTTTAAACTTGAGAAACTTGGTAGCAAAGAATAtctgttattttatatatttaaagagcTCCCCTTTGGCAAAGAGGTATCCCATGACAGTATCTCCAACActagttgaaagtcagagaagtTAGGAGGCCACTTGGGATGTCGGTATTCCATATTatagtgcttgagttcaagtcccagccctgagctcagttccagtttcctgcacaCATGTACCTTTTGAGGCACActcttctattctttcttttccctctatctctgcttctctgcctttaaagtaaaataataaataaatgaacagataattttcttaaataaaaggcaTGACAATTTTGGAGTATGTGTTAGAACAAATTTGTTCTAAAAAATTTAGAGATGATAGGAAACCATAAGTCATTTACGTCAGGGATTTTTGCTTTGATTGAGTTTATCCAAGAGTGGACAAGAATCTTCAATGCTTTGTTTATGATTAgttctatcactttttttttaaaaaaagattttatttatttatttgacagagttacagacagtgagagagagcgacagagagaaaggtcttccttccgttggttcaccccccaaatggccgccacggtcggcgctgcgctgatccgaagccagaagccagatgcctcttcctggcctcccatgtgagtgtaggggcccaaagcacttgggccatcctccagaagagagctggactggaagaggagcaaccgggactagaacctggcgcccatgtgggatgccggcgccgcaggcggaggattaaccaagtgagccatggcgccagccccaagttctATCACTTTTAATGAAACACTATATCTTCTTTGAAATCACTTTAAAGTGTCAGAGAACGCTTTAATTTACCTGTGTTCAGACCTACTCCTTTTCAACAATATTTTTCTACCATGAAGAGAGCAATATACTGAGTGGATCATTTAAGGAATATCAACTCTATCAGAAGCTCTAGCATCTCCATAATCTACTGAAAAAAGTATTGTAGCCAACAGTTTTCCTAAAAGAAACCAAGACTTatgcatttctttgaaagacagagtgacagggagagagtaggtgagacagagagaaaaatctgccatttactagttcattccacaaatgcctgaaatatccagggctgtgccagaccaaacccaggagccaagagccccattgggtctcccatgtgaatgatagggacccaagtacctgagccatcacctgctgcctcccagtgcacgagtaggaagctggatgggaagcatagattagccaggacttgatggcaccaggcactctgatgtgagaagAGAGTGTCCTgagtggctgcttaaccctctgtgccacaacaccaacccccagATATTTCTTATTATCATAATATCGTCATCCTTTCTTATGTTTCTTCTTACATGTGCATTAAAAATTTTCTATCATGCATATTTTTGAAGTGATTATATAGAACATGGTTTATGCTATGAAGgcacagccattaaaaagaagCTGCTGCTAAGATTTTGGATTATATATGGAATATTACTTTAAATTCAAAGAACCATTTATAGATTTGTTCTGAGTTTAAATActtaaatacatttaattaattaaaatgcattttatatgcACAGCAAAGAGTATTAGATACTTCATTATATGAGTTTACCTTGCCTTCCCAAAGGGTCATTAAGTTTAGTAGATCATTTCTTGCTTTGCTAAGTAACAGGAAAGATGTTATGGTCAGTTTAGGGGTAAGAATATAAGACATGCTTAGTACTAGCCAAATTCACTTGTAGCAGGTATCCATTGTCAGTTATGATTATCACAAGTTCATCTAAAAAGTTTGGAaattaggccggtgccacggctcaataggctaatcctccggcacccccggttctagtcccggtcggggcaccagattctgtcctggttgctcctcttccagtccagctctctactgtggcccgggagtgcagtggaggatggcccaagtgcttgggccctgcacccgcatgggagaccaggagaagcacctggctcctggcttcagatcagtgtggtgcaccagccgcagcacacggccgcagcggccattggggggtgaatcaacggaaaaggaagacctttctctctgtctctctctctctctcactgtccactctgcctgtcaaaaaaaaaatttaaaaaaataaaaagtttggaAATTAAGAATACATGAAGACAGGTTATAGAGACTAGCAGGAATAGAACAATTGTTTTCCAAGATAAACTTGCTAGTTTTTTCTAGTGTTATTaatatcttcataaaaataaattatagtagAAACTTGAGAATTGTAATTTAGGTATACATACAGGGGAAGGTGAAGGTGGCAGGCTGGAtaccaacagagagggagaggtagagggagagggagaaggagaggggagagggaagaggggagaggggagagggaagaggggagaggggagaggggagagggcagagggagagggagaatcttccatttcctgatttactcccaaatacctgcaacagcaggggctagaCCAGCAtgaactcaggtctcccacatggtttgcaAGCAaccaagtacccgggccatcactactgctttccAAGTACTGTTTTGCAGgcagctgaaatcagaagcagagttgtaactcaaacacaggcactccaat belongs to Oryctolagus cuniculus chromosome 5, mOryCun1.1, whole genome shotgun sequence and includes:
- the THEMIS gene encoding protein THEMIS, translated to MALSLEEFIHSLDLRTLPRVLEIQSGIYFEGSIYEMFGNECCLSTGEVIKIIGLNIKKIIAEICEHIEDCEPPQPFELPMNFPGLFKIVADKTPYVSLKEITRTIHIGPSRLGHPCFYHQKDIKLENLTIKQGEQIVLNSVEEINGEVMVNCAVVRNHQNHSFPLPLSKEGEFYECEDEHIYTLKEIVEWKIPRNRTRIVKLTDISNKWDSTNPFPKDFRGALLLKPVYEIQAVMKFRKDIVRILPSLDVEVKDITDSYDTNWFLQLLSTEDLFEMTSKEFPMVAEVIEAPQGKKLPRSILQPGKTIVIHKKYQASRVLASEIRSNFPKRHFLIPTSYKGKFKRRPREFPTAYDLQIAKSEKEPLHVVATKAFDPLHGQLSSVSVGDQFLVHQSDTTEVLCEGIEKVVSVLACEKILKKSYEAALLPLYMEGGFVEVIHDKKQYHISELCQQFRLPFNVKVAVRDLSIEEDVLAATPGLQLEEDITDSYLVISELANPKECWEIPVTRLNMTVQLVSNLSMDPGSLCVRSVVEEITEEQYYLVRRYESSLLHPPPRPPKHPSVEETKLTLLTLDKERTMDPRKSPKRHRVAISKKLHSNQGGLDSGVLPGCQSHLTDVAREKKKQGAPQCQASV